A region from the Candidatus Electrothrix scaldis genome encodes:
- a CDS encoding sulfotransferase family 2 domain-containing protein, with the protein MNISALYADVKKEVCCLVSRPKRILFDHLPKCGGSSLTTYLASNYPKRKIFCIEGSNPRESVESFKRLSQNNRYSIDLIQGHLAHELLDWIHPDTLKITVLRGPVDRIISHYYYVKLYKNHYLHEKVSRAAMTLEEYALSGLSNELRNWYTTHFSGYTVEEAEKSPEESIAKAAEIILRQYDVVGFLDDFTGFVATLKKKARLWSIYKDKKINVAKKRPALDEISLSIRNTIEQVNFLDIALYERIKERVEMRQENRW; encoded by the coding sequence ATGAATATTAGCGCGTTATATGCAGATGTAAAAAAAGAGGTTTGCTGTTTGGTTTCGAGACCGAAGAGAATTTTGTTTGATCATCTTCCTAAGTGTGGCGGCTCATCCCTTACTACTTATCTTGCATCGAATTATCCGAAGAGAAAAATATTTTGTATAGAAGGTAGTAATCCTAGAGAATCAGTTGAGAGTTTTAAAAGATTATCCCAAAACAACAGGTACAGCATTGATTTGATTCAGGGGCACCTTGCTCATGAATTATTAGATTGGATTCATCCAGATACTCTTAAAATAACAGTTTTAAGAGGTCCTGTTGATCGTATTATTTCACATTACTACTATGTAAAATTATATAAGAACCACTATTTGCATGAAAAGGTTTCCAGGGCAGCAATGACATTAGAGGAGTATGCTCTGTCTGGCCTTAGTAATGAATTGCGAAATTGGTATACAACGCATTTTTCTGGGTATACTGTTGAAGAAGCCGAAAAAAGTCCTGAAGAGTCTATTGCCAAAGCCGCAGAGATAATATTAAGGCAATACGATGTTGTTGGCTTTTTGGATGATTTTACAGGCTTCGTGGCTACGCTCAAAAAGAAGGCTCGTTTGTGGTCGATTTATAAGGATAAAAAAATTAATGTTGCAAAGAAACGGCCAGCCCTTGATGAAATTTCGCTTTCTATAAGAAATACAATAGAACAAGTCAATTTTCTTGATATTGCTTTATATGAAAGGATCAAGGAAAGAGTCGAGATGCGTCAGGAGAACCGTTGGTGA
- a CDS encoding NTP transferase domain-containing protein, with protein MKTAILITARLKSTRLKEKALKSIMGRPMLSHMIERLRLAKRPEQIIICTSTVAQDDRLCELAEGEGVEYFRGDPDDVLHRMLDAANYFQVDTIVSCTADNPFVDPVYIDKLVDFHLSEENDFSMSEGLPFGTFSYALKRGAVEKACKIKDAVDTEVWGGYFTQTGLFKCGVLSVTDETVRWPELRLTVDTPEDFSLISKIFEHLYRSGKVFQLEQIVDLLKKSPALIDINKKIIQKNASPIKVKI; from the coding sequence ATGAAGACCGCGATTTTGATAACAGCCCGGCTGAAATCGACCCGACTGAAGGAAAAGGCATTAAAGTCGATCATGGGCCGTCCGATGTTGTCCCATATGATAGAGCGCCTTCGTTTAGCTAAAAGGCCGGAACAGATTATCATCTGCACATCAACTGTTGCACAGGATGACCGTTTATGTGAGCTGGCTGAAGGGGAGGGAGTCGAATATTTTCGAGGAGACCCGGATGATGTTCTCCACCGAATGCTTGATGCCGCTAATTATTTTCAAGTTGATACAATCGTCAGCTGCACTGCTGATAATCCATTTGTTGATCCGGTGTATATTGACAAGTTAGTGGATTTTCATTTGTCTGAGGAAAATGACTTTAGCATGAGTGAAGGGTTGCCGTTCGGTACCTTTAGCTATGCACTTAAACGAGGGGCTGTCGAGAAGGCTTGTAAAATCAAGGATGCTGTTGATACAGAGGTATGGGGAGGATATTTTACGCAAACAGGTTTGTTTAAGTGTGGGGTGCTCTCTGTAACGGATGAAACTGTTCGTTGGCCAGAGTTACGACTAACAGTTGATACGCCAGAGGATTTCTCTCTAATATCTAAAATATTTGAACACCTTTATCGATCGGGGAAGGTTTTTCAGCTCGAACAAATTGTTGACTTATTGAAAAAATCTCCTGCATTAATTGATATTAATAAAAAAATTATACAAAAAAATGCGTCTCCGATAAAGGTCAAAATATAA
- a CDS encoding acyltransferase — translation MIVKEFSAARFVIMLKRLKKMLAEMYYLSEKDYEKKQDVDYVTPVRKSVGKCGKNLFVGGKTIVTPNTWLGDNVSFNGMTISGRGKVVIGDNFHSGPECLIITQIHNYDHGKAIPYDDTYIAKNVFIKNNVWIGSRVILLGTVTVGEGAIIQAGSVVCKNIPDYGIAGGHPATVFKYRDIDHYNKLKEEGKFH, via the coding sequence GTGATTGTAAAAGAATTCAGTGCTGCTCGTTTTGTTATTATGCTAAAACGGCTTAAAAAGATGCTGGCAGAAATGTATTATCTTTCAGAGAAGGATTATGAAAAAAAACAAGATGTTGACTATGTAACTCCAGTGAGAAAATCTGTAGGGAAATGCGGGAAAAATTTATTTGTTGGTGGGAAAACTATAGTGACCCCGAACACTTGGCTAGGAGATAATGTCAGTTTTAATGGTATGACAATTAGTGGACGAGGCAAGGTGGTAATAGGCGATAATTTTCATTCGGGACCTGAGTGTCTTATTATCACTCAAATACACAATTATGATCATGGTAAGGCTATTCCTTATGACGATACTTATATTGCTAAGAATGTATTTATAAAAAATAATGTATGGATTGGGAGTCGCGTTATTTTATTGGGAACAGTAACTGTGGGAGAGGGAGCAATTATTCAAGCGGGTTCTGTTGTATGTAAAAATATTCCTGATTATGGGATCGCCGGAGGACATCCTGCAACAGTTTTTAAATATCGAGATATTGATCATTACAATAAACTGAAAGAAGAAGGTAAATTTCATTAG
- a CDS encoding glycosyltransferase family 2 protein translates to MKNPLVSVVIPVYCRRDLIRETLDSVVRQTYPNWEAIVIDDNSTDDTCAVVESFARQDCRIKLIRKSVGCPRGANSSRNIGIDNSRGKYIIFLDSDDCMSESCIKNRVEVMEDNPSIDFAVFQTLLFHDAIGDMDLVWNLLEKDKDDIDRFLLLDVPWFTASPIWKRKVLGGDLTWDSAVLSWQDWFFHIKAILSGLKYKKYNIVDVFYRQHIGESIGDKSTIPSHLESHERIVWKTYQLLADNNMMNIIRRHEVCGLYLWLSLQWMKTDKTKSIFLWKKCKKILNDDFLFFFVRLYLFFYPINTVKIFLEDKILRKSELLETGKSNTFREISQSRLSCIDACP, encoded by the coding sequence ATGAAGAATCCCTTAGTTTCAGTTGTAATTCCCGTTTACTGCAGGAGAGATTTAATACGGGAGACTCTCGATAGTGTAGTTCGGCAGACCTATCCGAACTGGGAAGCAATTGTTATAGATGATAATTCAACTGACGACACTTGTGCTGTTGTTGAGTCTTTTGCTAGGCAAGATTGTAGGATTAAGCTTATTAGGAAATCTGTTGGCTGTCCGCGTGGGGCTAATTCTAGCCGCAATATTGGAATAGATAATTCAAGAGGGAAATACATAATTTTTTTGGATTCGGATGACTGTATGTCAGAATCATGTATTAAAAACCGCGTTGAAGTTATGGAGGATAATCCATCTATAGATTTTGCAGTGTTTCAAACGTTATTGTTTCATGATGCGATTGGAGATATGGATCTTGTTTGGAATTTGTTAGAGAAGGACAAAGACGATATTGATAGGTTTTTACTCTTGGATGTCCCTTGGTTTACTGCTTCTCCTATATGGAAGCGGAAGGTATTAGGTGGAGATTTAACATGGGATAGCGCAGTATTAAGCTGGCAAGATTGGTTTTTCCATATAAAAGCAATTTTAAGTGGCTTGAAATATAAGAAATACAATATCGTTGATGTGTTTTATCGTCAACATATTGGAGAGTCTATTGGAGATAAATCAACGATCCCTTCACATCTTGAGTCACATGAACGTATTGTTTGGAAAACTTATCAGCTGTTAGCTGATAATAATATGATGAATATAATAAGAAGGCATGAGGTCTGTGGATTATACTTATGGCTGTCTTTACAATGGATGAAGACAGATAAAACAAAAAGTATTTTTTTGTGGAAGAAATGCAAAAAAATACTCAATGATGATTTTTTGTTCTTTTTTGTGAGATTGTATTTGTTTTTTTACCCTATCAATACCGTAAAAATATTTCTGGAAGATAAAATTTTAAGGAAATCAGAGTTGTTAGAGACCGGAAAGTCAAATACTTTTCGAGAAATTTCGCAGTCAAGATTATCGTGCATTGACGCTTGTCCTTAA
- a CDS encoding N-acetylneuraminate synthase family protein, which produces MIKLIAETAWHHEGDYDFMQQLVEKICTDSSAHIIKLHITLDLNEYMDTHHEAYTTLLPWIFSEEQWKKLIGLIRFHGKELMLLLNDSSAIRFAAQFQPEVVELHSVCLNVPNLQKELIDHTDPKTKVAIGVGGCTLQEVDAAVQVFSSRETILMFGFQNYPTRYENVNLAKIRKIQALYNDKNFGYADHTGWNEPNNELITLLVAANGMNYVEKHVSTAYGVERCDSSAAISVDMLNMLASKIKVLDRLQGTGSLALNEGERSYSQYGPMKMAAVAARELEKDTVLTEGTIRFCRTRYKSRLSQLDIIESFGRRIRHNLPAGHVIQHEDFE; this is translated from the coding sequence ATGATTAAATTGATTGCAGAAACGGCATGGCACCATGAGGGAGATTATGATTTCATGCAGCAGTTAGTAGAAAAAATATGCACTGATTCTTCTGCTCATATTATTAAATTGCATATTACCCTTGACTTAAATGAGTATATGGATACTCACCATGAGGCTTACACAACGCTTCTTCCCTGGATATTTAGTGAGGAACAATGGAAAAAACTTATTGGACTTATTCGTTTTCATGGCAAAGAGTTGATGCTCCTTCTTAACGACTCATCAGCTATTCGATTTGCTGCACAGTTCCAACCAGAAGTTGTTGAACTCCACTCAGTTTGCTTGAATGTACCGAATTTACAAAAGGAGTTGATTGACCATACCGATCCTAAGACAAAAGTAGCCATTGGAGTTGGAGGATGCACACTTCAGGAAGTAGATGCGGCGGTGCAGGTGTTTAGCAGCAGGGAAACAATTTTGATGTTCGGATTTCAAAATTACCCCACCAGGTATGAAAATGTGAACCTGGCAAAGATAAGAAAAATTCAGGCTCTGTATAATGATAAGAACTTTGGTTATGCCGATCACACAGGTTGGAACGAGCCTAATAACGAGTTAATAACTTTACTCGTCGCAGCAAACGGAATGAACTATGTGGAAAAACACGTTAGCACCGCCTATGGTGTTGAACGTTGTGATTCTTCAGCTGCAATATCTGTTGATATGTTGAATATGCTTGCCTCAAAGATAAAGGTGCTGGATCGTCTGCAAGGGACTGGTTCACTTGCTTTAAATGAGGGGGAAAGATCTTACTCGCAGTATGGCCCTATGAAAATGGCGGCTGTCGCTGCAAGGGAGTTGGAGAAAGATACGGTATTAACTGAAGGAACGATCCGTTTTTGTCGTACCCGATATAAAAGTCGTTTAAGTCAACTGGATATTATTGAATCATTTGGTCGGAGGATTCGTCATAATTTACCTGCTGGGCATGTCATTCAACATGAGGATTTTGAATAA
- a CDS encoding nucleotidyltransferase family protein — protein MNQLQEVLVDTKLSLLDAIKVLDESALQILLVVDESNTLLGTVTDGDIRRAILRGVILETPVVNAMNTSPITLEAGAGRDVAMSLMRNNSIHCVPVVDQSFRVVGLETETRLLWRDVEETTVVIMAGGLGMRLRPLTESVPKPMLQVNGTPMLEHIMSRLAEQGFRRFCLSVNYRSEIIKDYFGDGKSRGVDITYIEEEKPLGTGGALSLLPASNISERIIVMNGDLLTTLNFRQLLDFHDDQRGVATMAVRDYSIRVPYGVVQTDGEKFVDLVEKPAHSYFVNSGIYVVNSECLKFVPDDVFFDLPDLFKLLRKRDKRVIIFPVREEWVDIGSLRDYKLVNKKNVGVGEE, from the coding sequence ATGAATCAATTACAGGAAGTGCTGGTAGATACCAAGCTCTCCTTGCTTGACGCTATTAAGGTGCTTGATGAATCAGCGCTGCAGATTTTGCTTGTTGTTGATGAAAGCAATACGCTTCTTGGAACAGTTACAGATGGAGATATTCGTCGAGCTATTTTGCGCGGAGTGATTCTTGAAACACCGGTTGTCAATGCGATGAATACTTCCCCCATAACACTTGAAGCTGGTGCAGGACGTGACGTTGCAATGTCTTTGATGCGCAATAACTCCATTCATTGCGTACCTGTCGTTGATCAGTCATTTCGTGTTGTCGGCCTTGAAACAGAAACTCGTTTGCTGTGGCGGGATGTGGAAGAAACGACAGTGGTGATCATGGCCGGTGGACTTGGCATGAGGCTAAGGCCGTTGACAGAGTCGGTGCCTAAGCCTATGTTGCAGGTGAATGGCACTCCTATGCTTGAACATATCATGAGTCGGCTTGCCGAACAGGGGTTTCGACGTTTTTGTCTCTCTGTCAATTATCGATCTGAGATAATAAAAGATTATTTTGGGGACGGCAAGAGCAGGGGAGTTGACATTACTTATATTGAAGAGGAAAAACCGCTAGGTACCGGTGGGGCACTGAGCCTACTCCCTGCATCGAATATATCTGAAAGAATTATTGTCATGAACGGCGACCTGCTTACCACTTTGAATTTTAGGCAGCTCCTTGATTTTCACGACGATCAAAGGGGAGTGGCGACTATGGCTGTACGCGATTACAGTATTAGGGTGCCTTATGGAGTGGTGCAAACTGATGGTGAAAAGTTTGTTGATTTGGTGGAAAAACCAGCCCATTCTTATTTTGTAAATAGTGGGATTTATGTTGTTAATTCTGAGTGTCTCAAGTTTGTTCCTGATGACGTTTTTTTTGATCTCCCAGATTTATTTAAATTACTGAGGAAGCGAGACAAGCGAGTAATTATTTTTCCTGTTAGAGAAGAATGGGTGGATATAGGAAGTTTACGAGATTATAAGTTGGTAAATAAAAAGAATGTCGGGGTAGGAGAAGAATGA
- a CDS encoding MBOAT family O-acyltransferase codes for MLQKGGLVFGIAVNLGLLIYYKYAQFFVHEVSQFLGKEWDVGTILLPLAISFFTFQQIAYLVDGFQGKIRECSFLRYCLFVSYFPQLIAGPIVHHKEMLPQFADKNVYRLSAQRLSVGLTILAIGLFKKVVLADEVAKFSTPVFHAAAQGVPLTFFEAWGGALAYSLQLYFDFSGYSDMAIGLAALIGIQLPLNFYSPYKAGSIIDFWQRWHITLSRFLREYLYIPLGGNRRGTFRKYSNIMAVMLLGGLWHGAGWTFVIWGGLHGLYIMMNHAWTFLQKRINAEFSKSVFLAFPYRILARLLTFCAVVIAWVFFRADNASDAIEIVSAMFGGNGLSLFPALLAQTSLSESLFLEYGIFFRGPFYNGLADWYVGGALIMTLLLLAFWAPNTQQIMGKYASMLNSYDGNRQVGAHHEKERTYQWAPTKKWAVATGILLASSLIVIGARQNISEFLYFQF; via the coding sequence ATGCTTCAAAAGGGAGGATTAGTTTTCGGTATAGCGGTAAATCTTGGACTTTTGATCTATTATAAATATGCGCAATTTTTTGTTCATGAAGTAAGCCAATTCCTAGGAAAAGAATGGGATGTGGGAACCATACTTCTCCCCTTAGCAATCTCTTTTTTTACCTTTCAGCAAATTGCCTATCTTGTCGATGGATTTCAAGGGAAAATCCGTGAGTGTAGTTTTCTGCGCTATTGTTTGTTTGTCAGTTATTTTCCTCAACTGATTGCAGGGCCGATTGTTCATCATAAGGAGATGCTGCCGCAATTTGCAGATAAAAATGTTTACAGATTGAGTGCGCAGCGATTATCTGTTGGCCTGACTATTCTTGCCATTGGACTCTTTAAAAAGGTTGTTTTAGCTGATGAAGTTGCAAAATTTTCCACGCCAGTGTTCCATGCCGCTGCACAAGGGGTACCATTAACATTTTTTGAAGCCTGGGGTGGAGCATTAGCATATAGTCTCCAGTTATATTTCGATTTTTCCGGTTACTCAGATATGGCGATAGGATTAGCTGCTCTGATAGGGATACAGCTTCCGCTTAATTTTTATTCGCCGTATAAAGCTGGGAGTATAATAGACTTTTGGCAGAGATGGCATATTACTCTGTCTCGTTTTCTCAGGGAGTATCTTTACATTCCTTTAGGGGGGAACCGTAGGGGTACTTTTCGGAAATATAGTAATATTATGGCGGTGATGCTGCTGGGAGGTCTTTGGCACGGAGCTGGGTGGACCTTTGTCATTTGGGGTGGATTGCATGGCCTCTATATTATGATGAACCATGCGTGGACATTTTTGCAGAAAAGAATAAATGCAGAATTTTCAAAATCAGTATTTTTAGCTTTTCCTTATAGAATATTAGCCCGTCTTTTGACTTTTTGTGCGGTCGTTATAGCCTGGGTATTTTTTCGAGCTGATAACGCCTCTGATGCAATTGAGATCGTCTCTGCAATGTTTGGTGGAAATGGACTTTCTCTGTTTCCGGCTCTTCTTGCGCAGACCAGCCTTTCTGAATCTCTTTTCCTTGAATACGGTATTTTTTTTCGGGGCCCTTTTTATAATGGATTAGCGGATTGGTATGTCGGTGGTGCCCTTATAATGACTCTTCTTCTGCTGGCTTTCTGGGCACCCAATACACAGCAAATTATGGGCAAGTATGCTTCAATGCTCAATAGTTATGACGGGAATAGACAGGTAGGAGCGCATCATGAAAAGGAAAGGACGTATCAGTGGGCACCAACGAAAAAATGGGCTGTAGCGACAGGAATCCTGTTGGCATCCTCGCTTATTGTTATTGGGGCCAGGCAGAATATTTCTGAATTTTTATACTTCCAGTTTTGA
- a CDS encoding glycosyltransferase — MKIVFQQVPQWQGTPHAEAELSRRMMHAAQTLGFNALESCDLDEIDRFHPDIIFPLHFFVPKLFDAFTVGCMWNPTYAIERNKAWDNVKSYDGYGVASVIQEQLVRAFKFKSPVPYLIAPLYPSTNTTVFSPPKQFASPVYIGSNWSKDRHKDFFLEAKDIHIHGPKKSWQYLEEVGGKYQGEIPFDGKSALMTYHQAGIGLALHHESHNREGIPSMRPFEIAASGAVMIADQNDFVQRVFGDNALYLDTELESVELAEQLEEHIRWIKSHQDQAREMASACHEIFCQQYSLEVLLEGLVNDVIRFKQERKSNLASAQDLPSVELIVRSDGQEKKRLVRALHSIQRQTYPCVKAHVLFRGKADDISELEEAVKQELPALNVCYTHAVGEADRGTQFYSGLRSTTAAFVGFLDHDDVVFHDHVAVMMEILLCDQDAALVYGGSVKVWEDGDPPEGELRRKLAYFHDMEGFLEKAFITSNSYLVRRTKIPWQIMNLPIPSMACREDRLFLQLLYRDKAKFIFSEKVTAAFLCNVSKKGHSNENDEMLEQGKVASDLILRSATSPWRHAENTPPVREILTLKLAAQLLAAIKNDFQQISLHLKNFFK; from the coding sequence GTGAAAATAGTTTTTCAACAAGTTCCTCAATGGCAAGGTACGCCTCATGCGGAAGCCGAGTTGTCCAGGCGTATGATGCATGCTGCGCAGACTTTAGGGTTTAATGCTTTAGAAAGTTGTGACTTAGATGAAATTGATAGGTTTCACCCTGACATAATTTTTCCTCTGCATTTTTTCGTGCCTAAGTTATTTGATGCCTTCACTGTAGGCTGCATGTGGAATCCCACATACGCTATTGAGCGAAATAAGGCCTGGGATAACGTTAAAAGTTATGATGGCTATGGTGTGGCTTCAGTGATTCAGGAACAGCTGGTACGAGCTTTTAAGTTTAAATCACCTGTGCCATACCTGATAGCACCTCTTTACCCGTCGACAAACACTACGGTATTTAGCCCACCAAAACAATTTGCCTCTCCTGTGTATATAGGTTCAAACTGGAGCAAGGATCGACATAAAGATTTTTTTTTAGAGGCTAAAGATATTCATATACATGGCCCTAAAAAATCTTGGCAATACCTTGAGGAAGTAGGTGGTAAATATCAGGGGGAAATCCCATTTGATGGCAAGAGTGCCTTGATGACATACCATCAAGCTGGTATTGGACTTGCTCTACATCATGAGAGTCATAATCGGGAAGGAATTCCCAGTATGCGACCGTTTGAAATTGCTGCCAGCGGTGCAGTGATGATTGCCGATCAGAATGATTTTGTCCAAAGAGTGTTTGGTGACAATGCGTTGTATTTGGATACTGAACTGGAGTCCGTTGAGTTAGCTGAACAACTTGAAGAGCATATTCGATGGATAAAAAGCCATCAGGATCAAGCTCGTGAAATGGCCTCTGCTTGTCATGAAATTTTTTGTCAGCAATACTCTCTCGAAGTATTATTAGAGGGCTTGGTGAATGACGTTATTCGCTTTAAGCAAGAGAGAAAAAGCAACCTGGCCTCCGCGCAAGATCTTCCGTCTGTTGAATTGATTGTTCGCTCCGATGGTCAGGAGAAAAAACGTCTTGTTCGAGCATTGCATTCAATCCAACGACAGACATATCCTTGTGTAAAAGCACATGTGCTTTTTAGAGGCAAGGCTGATGATATATCGGAATTGGAGGAGGCAGTCAAGCAGGAGCTTCCTGCGCTGAATGTTTGCTATACGCATGCAGTGGGGGAGGCAGATCGTGGAACACAATTTTACAGCGGGCTTCGCTCGACCACAGCGGCCTTTGTAGGTTTTTTAGACCATGACGATGTTGTTTTTCATGATCATGTGGCTGTGATGATGGAAATTTTGCTGTGTGATCAAGACGCGGCACTTGTGTATGGTGGGAGTGTAAAGGTATGGGAAGATGGTGACCCGCCTGAAGGTGAGTTGAGGAGAAAACTTGCCTATTTTCATGACATGGAAGGATTTCTGGAAAAGGCTTTTATAACCAGTAATTCTTACCTGGTACGTAGAACGAAAATTCCGTGGCAGATAATGAATCTGCCTATACCGAGTATGGCTTGTCGTGAAGACAGATTGTTTCTTCAGCTCTTGTATCGTGACAAAGCGAAATTTATTTTTTCTGAAAAAGTAACCGCCGCTTTTCTTTGCAATGTGTCAAAAAAAGGCCATTCTAACGAAAATGATGAAATGTTGGAGCAGGGAAAAGTGGCAAGTGATTTGATATTGCGTTCAGCAACTTCTCCCTGGAGACATGCAGAGAATACCCCTCCTGTTCGGGAAATCTTGACATTGAAATTAGCAGCCCAGCTTTTAGCTGCAATAAAAAATGATTTTCAACAGATTAGTCTTCATCTGAAGAACTTTTTCAAATGA
- a CDS encoding glycosyltransferase family 4 protein, producing MRIVYLYLPGRLPRIADLREKTIPTEFFYGAPELEACGHDVEYIDVHDVPTAGKAMIAAELLLKKKYLPAKVYFPVLLGVKKVLPALSGADMVVATAPGIAFSLAIWQSLGTVKLPRSFIAIHCGLFNYPQRGVRRWISRYLLRQMHTQLFGEGELEAMQERFQIPSERIQVNCFGVDECFWTPGSNEQQGDYILAVGNDSRRDYELLVQSAQHIERKIKILTKRPLPPNLPENVEQLQGSWHTREVSDADLRDLYRKAFCVAVLLTDSIQPSGQSVTLQAMACGTPVILTQTKGVWEKSELQHGKNILFTEAGNAQHFAETARMLSRDPGMRENLSKAGREYIMEHGRIGQFAERLEAVCKQVKSDE from the coding sequence ATGCGTATAGTTTATCTTTACCTACCTGGTCGATTACCTCGGATAGCGGATCTCCGCGAAAAGACCATACCAACAGAATTTTTTTATGGTGCCCCGGAGTTGGAAGCCTGTGGGCACGATGTGGAATATATCGACGTACATGATGTTCCTACTGCTGGTAAGGCGATGATTGCAGCCGAGCTTCTTCTGAAGAAAAAATATCTTCCGGCAAAAGTCTATTTTCCTGTGCTATTGGGCGTAAAAAAAGTGCTCCCTGCCTTATCTGGTGCCGATATGGTTGTGGCAACTGCTCCAGGCATCGCTTTCTCTCTTGCCATTTGGCAGAGCTTAGGTACGGTAAAGCTTCCTCGCTCTTTTATCGCCATTCATTGTGGACTCTTTAATTATCCGCAACGTGGTGTGAGGCGCTGGATCTCTCGTTATCTCTTACGGCAAATGCATACGCAGCTATTTGGTGAGGGAGAGTTAGAGGCAATGCAGGAGCGTTTCCAGATCCCCTCTGAACGAATTCAGGTGAATTGTTTTGGTGTGGATGAATGTTTTTGGACCCCAGGCAGCAATGAACAGCAAGGTGATTATATCTTGGCAGTTGGAAACGATTCCAGGCGGGATTATGAACTTCTTGTGCAGAGCGCCCAGCATATTGAGAGGAAAATTAAAATATTGACCAAGAGGCCTTTGCCTCCAAATTTACCAGAGAACGTTGAGCAGCTCCAGGGCTCCTGGCATACCAGAGAAGTTAGTGATGCTGACCTTCGTGACTTGTATCGCAAGGCATTTTGTGTAGCTGTTCTTTTAACAGATTCTATTCAGCCATCCGGTCAGAGTGTGACGCTTCAGGCAATGGCCTGCGGGACACCGGTTATTCTCACCCAAACGAAAGGGGTGTGGGAAAAGAGTGAGTTGCAGCACGGAAAAAATATTCTGTTTACCGAGGCGGGTAATGCACAGCATTTTGCCGAAACAGCTAGGATGTTGAGTCGTGATCCAGGGATGCGGGAAAACTTGAGCAAGGCGGGACGGGAATATATAATGGAGCACGGACGAATAGGGCAGTTTGCGGAGCGTCTTGAGGCCGTTTGTAAGCAGGTAAAATCTGATGAGTAA
- a CDS encoding NAD-dependent epimerase/dehydratase family protein, with amino-acid sequence MIIGNGLVASALKKYCDRHDVVIFASGVSNSLEQDSDSFLREERLLRESLGKYRKQTFVYFSTVSVYDMSAKFSAYVQHKLEMEKIVSDAATAYLIFRLPQVVGQSDNGSTLTNFLYAHIKNGLSFDIWGGAVRYLVDIDDVAKFVSFVIDDAQRSNIVVNMSTVACKVLDIVTCLEKITGKKAVFKIINRGSEYSPPPMDPLLTASSAGITIDESYTERVLLKYYKT; translated from the coding sequence GTGATTATAGGAAATGGGCTTGTTGCCAGTGCCTTAAAGAAATACTGTGATAGGCATGATGTTGTTATATTTGCATCAGGTGTTTCCAATTCTCTAGAGCAAGATAGTGATTCATTTTTGCGTGAGGAAAGGTTACTGAGGGAATCGTTAGGAAAATACAGGAAGCAAACTTTTGTTTATTTTAGCACAGTTAGTGTGTATGACATGAGTGCAAAATTTTCCGCATATGTTCAACATAAGCTGGAAATGGAGAAAATAGTTAGTGATGCTGCTACAGCATACTTGATTTTTCGACTGCCCCAGGTAGTTGGCCAGAGTGATAATGGCTCGACGCTTACGAATTTTTTGTATGCTCATATAAAAAATGGCCTATCCTTTGATATATGGGGGGGAGCAGTTAGGTATTTAGTCGATATTGATGATGTGGCTAAATTCGTATCATTTGTTATTGATGATGCTCAACGGTCAAATATCGTTGTCAATATGAGTACTGTAGCATGTAAGGTCTTAGATATAGTAACCTGTTTAGAAAAGATAACTGGTAAAAAAGCTGTCTTTAAAATAATCAATCGAGGAAGTGAATATTCGCCCCCTCCGATGGATCCACTTTTAACCGCTTCCAGTGCCGGTATTACAATTGACGAGAGTTATACTGAAAGAGTGTTGCTCAAATATTATAAAACATGA